The DNA segment CTGGACAGAATAGCCTTTCAAGTATCGATAGAACTGTTCTGGATCGAGTCATGTCATCCGATACAGTAACCCTTTCGAAGGGAAATTTCCGGTCGAGTGCGACAATCCACCGACTCAAGGCGGCGGTCCGGGCATTCTTCGGGTGGGCAGTCGAAAGTGGATTTATCGGCGAAAACCCGGCGCGCATCATCAAGATGCACAGGTTATCCCGGAAGCCTCCCCGGTTTCTCACGGCGCAGGAGAGAAAAACACTTCTCAAAGAACTAAAAAGCTGTGCAAACGCCTTGGATCTTCGGGACAGGGTAATCTTCGAAATTGTCCTCGGCACCGGAATCCGATTGGCGGAGGTAGCCAACCTCGATATCGACGATATCGAACTGGATGCGAAGCATCTCCGTATCAAAGCCAAAGGAAACCAATACCAGGTGAAATTCCTCAAGACCGACCTCCGGATTCTTTTACGCAGATATTTACAAGAAAGGAATCGGCAAAGTTCCGGCTATGATGCGCTCTTCCTGTCAAACCGGAATAGCAGGCTTTCGGAGCGCCAGATCGCGAACCGTCTCGCGCATTGGCTGAAGAAGGCGGGAATTGATAAGCACCTGACGCCACATGGATTGCGGCATACCTTTGCGACCCATCTTTACAGCGCCACGAACGATCTTCTTCTCGTGCAAAAAGCGCTGGGACATCGCGATATTTCCACGACCCAGATCTATACACACCTCGTCGATGGACGACTCGAAGAGGCACTCGAGCGGCTATAAAATTGATACTCCAATAAAAAGGTATTGACTCTCGTAGTGTTTTGGTGGTACATTGTAGATACATAGTATTAACCACAATGGAGGTTCATTATGGTGAAAACACTGACAAAACATGGAAATAGTCTTGCGCTTATCATTGAAAAACCGATTCTCGACCTTATCGGAGCAGAGGCCGACACGCCGTTCGATGTTACCACGGACGGGCAAGCGCTGGTGCTTACGCCGGTCAAAGATGCCAATCGGCAGACAGCTTTCAAGGCAGCACTTGACAAAGTGAATCAGAAATACGCTAAGGCGCTCAAGAAACTGGCAGAATAACCAATGGCTGAATTCACGTTTTTGAGTCTTTCGGAAGTTCTCGAAATCCACCAAGACCAAGTAGTCCGTTATGGTGGTTCGCTCGGTGTCCGTGATCTGGAGTTGCTCAAGTCGGCCCTCGGGATGCCAGCGGCCACCTTTGGAGGCGAATACCTCCACACTGATATCTACGAAATGGCGGCTGCCTACCTCTTTCATATCGTGAAGAACCATCCGTTTATCGATGGAAACAAGCGGGTCGGAGCTGTGGCCACTCTTGTTTTCCTTGTTCTGAACGGTTACGATTTCACAGTGCCGCAGGGGAAATTCGCCGATTTCGTTCTCTCGGTGGCTAAAAGCGAATTGGACAAGGCAGATGTTGCGGTGTTCATTCGAAAATGGGCCAAAAAACTGTAGAACTGGAATGCAGCTCATTGTACCACCGCCAATTCAGATCTACTGCATAGATCGGCGAAATACTCATTGCCGATTCTTTCGATCTCCAAAGCAAGATCAGTAACGTCTTCGGCAAACTGGTTCTTGTTGCGGATTCGGTCCGCGTTGATTCGGACCACCTGCCAGCCTTGCTTTCGAAGCGCATTCTCCTTGCGAATATCCCTTTCTCGCACAACCTTATTTGAATGGGTAAATGCGCTGTCGA comes from the Fibrobacter sp. genome and includes:
- a CDS encoding tyrosine-type recombinase/integrase, which codes for MTSSSTVDRATPVTTEAALAAFCAHLSAESKAGATIAAYQRDIALVANVAMTLTGQNSLSSIDRTVLDRVMSSDTVTLSKGNFRSSATIHRLKAAVRAFFGWAVESGFIGENPARIIKMHRLSRKPPRFLTAQERKTLLKELKSCANALDLRDRVIFEIVLGTGIRLAEVANLDIDDIELDAKHLRIKAKGNQYQVKFLKTDLRILLRRYLQERNRQSSGYDALFLSNRNSRLSERQIANRLAHWLKKAGIDKHLTPHGLRHTFATHLYSATNDLLLVQKALGHRDISTTQIYTHLVDGRLEEALERL
- a CDS encoding type II toxin-antitoxin system death-on-curing family toxin, coding for MAEFTFLSLSEVLEIHQDQVVRYGGSLGVRDLELLKSALGMPAATFGGEYLHTDIYEMAAAYLFHIVKNHPFIDGNKRVGAVATLVFLVLNGYDFTVPQGKFADFVLSVAKSELDKADVAVFIRKWAKKL
- a CDS encoding AbrB/MazE/SpoVT family DNA-binding domain-containing protein, producing MVKTLTKHGNSLALIIEKPILDLIGAEADTPFDVTTDGQALVLTPVKDANRQTAFKAALDKVNQKYAKALKKLAE